One stretch of Zingiber officinale cultivar Zhangliang chromosome 6B, Zo_v1.1, whole genome shotgun sequence DNA includes these proteins:
- the LOC121990114 gene encoding lamin-like protein — MAGKLLPRFLLFLSLTRLASPDKFTVGDSQAWNYNVNYTDWVDKHKPFHVGDWLVFYYQSGMADVIQVDEAAYNKCDASNPISNYSKGRSYAFQLNHTGPYYFICSRGFCYGGMRLAIVAEPLPPPSSPPTSQHLSAGPRSSHAGAYPLLSVAVAVVATSFLFLP; from the exons ATGGCCGGCAAGCTGCTGCCCAGGTTCTTACTTTTTCTCTCGCTGACGCGGTTGGCATCACCCGACAAGTTCACCGTGGGCGACAGCCAAGCATGGAACTACAACGTCAATTACACCGACTGGGTGGATAAGCACAAGCCCTTCCATGTCGGCGACTGGCTCG TCTTCTACTACCAGTCGGGGATGGCGGACGTGATCCAGGTTGACGAGGCCGCGTACAACAAGTGCGACGCCTCCAACCCCATCTCCAACTACAGCAAAGGCCGGAGCTATGCCTTCCAGCTTAACCACACCGGTCCTTACTACTTCATCTGCAGCCGAGGCTTCTGCTACGGCGGCATGCGCCTCGCCATCGTCGCCGAGCCTCTCCCCCCACCCTCCTCGCCGCCCACTTCACAGCACCTATCCGCCGGACCCAGAAGTTCCCACGCAGGAGCATACCCTCTCCTctccgtcgccgtcgccgtcgtcGCCACCTCCTTTCTCTTTCTCCCATGA